A single window of Granulicella cerasi DNA harbors:
- a CDS encoding FUSC family protein has product MFPRPERLSYSLRVALASVVALVIMMVLQAPFASYAVYVILTLGFKSPTQMLRIGFALMIAIVVTLGSVLLTVILTDNDPMVRVLSLMVVVFVAAMISVATSIPAIGSGIGQVFFLGISFWDNHVPADRLVKNTMWLVGTFGIAIGTSIAVEYIFASRTAAQRLSELIRTRYIALADCFDAIAKNDSIEHRAETAVQVSLLATQGNAEMLELYREMSKHHATSAEFSVSPLRHVLALLDLLEHAAAFAFDSEQQSDEIREQCSSLAHRFSAFANDLSIRKHETLNESETFGHPIEHLREVETLLRAVQSNEVQGEVPSQASVPNAKTPLILPGELTKPENVFFAMKISLCATLCFIAYHAINWPGINTAVITVIVTGLGQTGAMKQKLTFRLIGGVIGGLLLGMGAVILLFPLTDSITSLVILVGLVSFISAWGSAGERFSYIGLQVAFAFYVTTLGGFVAPAQLNPARDRLAGILLATFVMWFVMDQIWPVRTVTVMRQVLASILRDAAQIVTLVDAPGDAPAIEAESTNLQTQLRVKIGSLRSLQDATLYEFGPGHRAMVSTGNTILSFATELIGLLWDQAVLLHEDALSDLGKDPASMRLRSVIAHQLLDLAFEMENVLTGSKTTPRNSEATQEVAGLPSNQYVHNTLARYSEVKHWASVLKSESH; this is encoded by the coding sequence ATGTTTCCACGTCCGGAAAGACTGAGCTACTCTCTGCGTGTCGCGCTCGCCTCCGTTGTGGCGCTGGTCATCATGATGGTGCTGCAGGCGCCATTCGCCTCCTATGCGGTGTACGTCATTCTGACGCTGGGCTTCAAGAGCCCGACGCAGATGCTGCGCATCGGCTTCGCGCTGATGATCGCTATCGTCGTCACGCTCGGCTCGGTGCTGCTCACCGTCATTCTCACGGATAACGATCCGATGGTCCGCGTGCTGAGCCTGATGGTCGTGGTCTTTGTAGCCGCGATGATCTCTGTTGCGACAAGCATTCCGGCAATTGGCTCGGGGATCGGCCAAGTCTTCTTTCTCGGCATCAGCTTCTGGGACAACCACGTGCCTGCGGACCGCCTCGTGAAGAACACGATGTGGCTTGTCGGCACATTCGGCATCGCGATCGGAACATCGATTGCGGTGGAGTACATCTTCGCCAGCCGCACCGCAGCGCAGCGCCTGAGTGAACTGATCCGCACACGATACATAGCACTGGCGGATTGCTTCGATGCCATCGCAAAGAATGATTCGATAGAACACAGAGCGGAGACAGCGGTACAGGTTTCTTTGCTCGCCACGCAGGGTAACGCAGAGATGCTTGAGCTCTATCGCGAGATGAGCAAGCATCATGCTACCAGCGCGGAGTTCAGCGTGAGCCCGCTTCGGCATGTACTGGCGCTTCTCGATCTACTGGAACATGCAGCCGCCTTTGCATTCGACAGCGAGCAACAGAGCGACGAGATCCGCGAGCAGTGCAGCAGCCTCGCGCATCGCTTCTCAGCATTCGCGAACGATCTCTCCATCAGGAAGCACGAAACCCTCAACGAGAGTGAGACGTTTGGTCATCCGATAGAACATCTGCGTGAAGTAGAGACACTGCTGCGTGCTGTGCAGAGCAACGAAGTTCAAGGAGAGGTGCCCTCGCAAGCTTCAGTGCCGAATGCGAAGACACCGCTCATTCTCCCCGGAGAACTAACGAAACCAGAGAACGTCTTCTTCGCAATGAAGATCAGCTTATGTGCGACGCTTTGCTTCATTGCGTATCACGCCATCAACTGGCCGGGGATCAACACGGCCGTCATCACGGTGATCGTCACGGGCCTCGGCCAAACAGGGGCGATGAAGCAGAAACTGACGTTCCGCCTTATCGGCGGAGTCATCGGAGGCCTGCTGCTCGGCATGGGAGCGGTCATCCTCCTCTTCCCTCTTACGGACTCGATCACGTCGCTGGTCATCCTCGTTGGTCTCGTCAGTTTCATCTCAGCCTGGGGTAGCGCTGGAGAGCGCTTCAGTTACATCGGACTCCAAGTAGCATTTGCGTTCTACGTCACAACTCTGGGCGGATTCGTCGCGCCTGCACAATTGAATCCAGCACGCGATCGACTCGCGGGAATCCTCCTCGCAACCTTCGTGATGTGGTTTGTAATGGACCAGATATGGCCTGTACGAACCGTCACCGTCATGCGGCAGGTACTCGCTTCCATCCTCCGAGACGCAGCGCAGATCGTTACGCTCGTTGACGCGCCCGGCGACGCCCCTGCAATCGAAGCCGAATCGACGAACCTTCAGACACAGCTTCGCGTGAAAATCGGCAGTCTGCGTAGCCTACAAGACGCGACCCTGTACGAGTTCGGGCCCGGGCACCGCGCCATGGTAAGCACCGGAAACACGATCCTCAGCTTCGCGACAGAGCTCATTGGACTTCTGTGGGACCAGGCTGTGCTGCTTCACGAGGACGCCCTCAGCGATCTCGGCAAAGACCCGGCCTCGATGCGGTTGCGTAGTGTGATTGCGCACCAGCTCTTAGACCTGGCATTCGAGATGGAGAACGTCCTGACCGGAAGTAAGACCACGCCACGCAACTCAGAGGCAACGCAGGAAGTCGCCGGCCTACCGAGCAATCAATACGTCCATAACACGTTGGCACGATACAGCGAGGTCAAGCATTGGGCCTCTGTATTGAAATCGGAAAGCCACTAG
- a CDS encoding efflux RND transporter periplasmic adaptor subunit yields the protein MADFLSLGASMTIDNDLQKARGGRTIRNTVMGLAAIALLVVIFDSGTHPRTDDASVRANFIAMAPEVGGRVISLPAHDNARVHKGDLLFEIDPRDYAYALQQAVADQDNLEQRIIDTRRKIAAENNAVDAAHAAVRTSMTGVKTAGSGVDLARAGVARARATADATKARLTYSISDLHRLEPLLAKQYVTVDQVDQATTAMHEAQGQYDQAEAALLEAQATETQAELRESQAGDETIVSKAKLGQAMHVVDTLDILESQRAALAARVDKARLDLQRCRVVAPFDGYVTELNISEGAYAHPGTPMFTLIDDRRWWVIANYREGKMRYIHAGDRVDVYLMGHPERHFDGVVESAGYGVFPEDGNVADGLPNIERTLNWVHLSTRFPVRVLVKDPDPSLFRIGATAVTIVR from the coding sequence GTGGCTGATTTTTTATCGCTAGGAGCGTCCATGACGATAGATAACGATCTACAAAAAGCGAGAGGCGGACGCACCATCCGCAATACAGTCATGGGCCTTGCCGCGATTGCATTGCTGGTGGTCATCTTCGACAGCGGAACTCATCCGCGCACTGACGACGCCAGCGTGCGCGCTAACTTCATCGCCATGGCTCCCGAGGTAGGAGGGCGTGTCATCTCTCTGCCTGCGCACGACAATGCGCGCGTGCACAAAGGCGATTTGCTCTTCGAGATTGACCCTCGCGATTACGCATACGCGCTGCAACAGGCCGTTGCGGATCAAGACAATCTTGAGCAGCGGATCATAGATACACGTAGAAAGATCGCGGCCGAAAACAACGCCGTGGATGCAGCGCATGCAGCCGTTCGCACCTCCATGACAGGAGTAAAGACTGCAGGAAGCGGTGTCGACCTGGCACGCGCGGGCGTGGCGCGCGCTCGGGCAACAGCCGATGCAACGAAGGCACGGCTGACTTATTCGATAAGCGACCTCCATCGGCTCGAACCGTTGCTTGCGAAGCAGTACGTGACTGTGGACCAAGTCGATCAGGCAACGACTGCGATGCACGAAGCACAAGGGCAATACGATCAAGCCGAAGCCGCGTTGCTTGAAGCACAGGCAACGGAAACACAAGCGGAGCTGCGTGAGTCACAGGCTGGCGATGAGACCATCGTCTCGAAAGCCAAACTCGGGCAGGCTATGCACGTTGTTGACACGTTGGACATTCTTGAATCGCAGCGAGCGGCCTTGGCCGCGCGAGTAGACAAAGCTCGTCTCGACTTGCAACGGTGCCGCGTCGTGGCTCCATTCGATGGCTACGTTACCGAGTTGAACATCTCGGAAGGCGCTTACGCACATCCCGGTACACCGATGTTCACGCTGATCGATGACCGACGCTGGTGGGTGATCGCCAACTATCGCGAAGGCAAGATGCGGTACATCCACGCGGGTGACCGGGTCGACGTGTACCTCATGGGGCACCCTGAACGTCACTTCGACGGCGTTGTCGAGAGCGCAGGCTATGGCGTCTTCCCTGAAGACGGCAATGTCGCCGACGGGCTACCGAACATTGAACGAACTTTGAATTGGGTGCACCTCTCCACGCGATTCCCCGTCCGCGTTCTGGTGAAGGATCCCGATCCCAGCTTATTTCGCATCGGAGCTACTGCCGTAACGATTGTGAGGTAG
- a CDS encoding YtcA family lipoprotein, producing the protein MICLIAGIFAAAFARTSLLRRQLEDHVAPLWLFYPSVVVLTACAVWLIFYR; encoded by the coding sequence ATGATCTGCCTCATCGCGGGAATCTTCGCCGCAGCGTTTGCACGAACGTCCCTGCTGCGACGTCAACTCGAAGACCATGTCGCCCCTTTGTGGCTCTTCTATCCCTCCGTGGTTGTTCTTACGGCCTGCGCAGTGTGGCTGATTTTTTATCGCTAG
- a CDS encoding TolC family protein, producing the protein MAATALGHAHAQCAAIASTDKAASTCAANHIPSDKIASLDAAHAYTLAELIDIGELNNPSARIAWEAARQRAKALGIEKAEYFPQLAAVALFADQRAISPFPKPLAPRGYTVVEVPVVEPSVSLQYLLVDFGGRHGRVDAARAAALSAGAHFIQANQQVAAIVATGFYAVMTADERLASAQETLKTAQTTEAAARARLDNGRATLPDLLNASAERAQAAFDLEAADGAAKIARVTLSEAIGVEPSPELKTDTNMQAALPSALALSIDELIQRSLADRPDLIAQMDEVKRADAELRVAKSAYRPEISLAAKGAQTSVWPTVDYGMLGHASVPTWSAAVQARWTIFDGGVRKNRVAAAESAKRLSLDELRERKDRIRREVWNSYIGFRTALRQEEAAVALLKAANMSYSASLDAYQNGVKNLVDVVTAEKQLAQARLSSVAARSRLFTEAVDLEKVTGNLLRTLPSATTTSEERE; encoded by the coding sequence GTGGCCGCCACAGCATTGGGTCACGCTCATGCACAATGCGCAGCAATCGCATCCACCGACAAAGCGGCATCCACCTGCGCAGCCAACCATATCCCCAGCGATAAGATCGCCTCTCTCGACGCTGCGCACGCCTATACGCTCGCCGAGTTGATCGATATCGGAGAGCTCAACAATCCGAGCGCACGCATCGCGTGGGAAGCTGCGCGGCAGCGAGCGAAGGCTCTCGGTATCGAGAAGGCGGAGTACTTTCCTCAACTGGCGGCTGTCGCCCTCTTCGCAGATCAACGCGCTATCAGTCCCTTCCCCAAACCACTCGCCCCGCGTGGCTACACTGTCGTTGAAGTTCCAGTCGTAGAGCCATCTGTCTCGCTTCAATACCTTCTGGTCGACTTCGGTGGGCGGCATGGCCGCGTAGATGCGGCACGAGCAGCGGCGCTCTCTGCAGGAGCGCACTTCATCCAAGCAAACCAACAAGTAGCCGCCATCGTCGCCACTGGATTCTATGCTGTGATGACCGCAGACGAACGCCTCGCCTCTGCGCAGGAGACGTTGAAGACTGCACAGACAACAGAGGCTGCGGCGCGTGCAAGGCTCGACAATGGTCGCGCTACGCTTCCTGATCTATTGAACGCCAGCGCAGAACGCGCCCAGGCAGCCTTCGATTTAGAAGCTGCCGATGGCGCAGCGAAGATTGCGCGCGTTACGCTCTCCGAGGCCATCGGTGTAGAGCCTTCGCCAGAGCTGAAGACCGATACGAACATGCAGGCAGCGTTGCCCTCCGCTCTTGCGCTCTCCATCGACGAGTTGATTCAGCGCTCCTTAGCCGACCGGCCAGACCTGATCGCGCAGATGGACGAGGTGAAGCGAGCCGATGCGGAGCTACGCGTTGCGAAATCTGCGTATCGTCCCGAGATTAGCCTCGCTGCTAAAGGTGCCCAGACCTCCGTGTGGCCAACAGTCGACTACGGCATGCTTGGGCATGCAAGCGTGCCGACATGGTCTGCGGCTGTTCAGGCAAGGTGGACCATCTTCGACGGAGGCGTGCGCAAGAATCGTGTCGCGGCAGCCGAGTCAGCAAAGCGCTTATCACTCGATGAACTTCGAGAACGAAAAGACCGTATACGGCGCGAAGTTTGGAACAGCTACATTGGCTTCCGCACCGCGCTTCGTCAGGAAGAAGCCGCCGTGGCTCTGCTCAAGGCAGCGAATATGTCCTACTCGGCCTCGCTCGATGCCTACCAGAATGGCGTGAAGAATCTTGTCGATGTAGTCACTGCAGAGAAGCAACTGGCGCAAGCACGCCTTTCTTCTGTGGCGGCGAGGTCTCGGCTCTTTACCGAGGCGGTTGATCTCGAAAAGGTCACCGGTAACCTGTTGCGAACTCTACCTTCTGCAACGACAACGAGCGAGGAGAGGGAATAG
- a CDS encoding DUF5050 domain-containing protein, giving the protein MKTQSIGKLFILVARPPKLITMQSDGSDVQDLLADAHDTPDGIAVDAKNGFVYWTNMGANFAENDGYIQRMRLDDSNIETLIKPGQTYTPKQLVLDLPNDKMYWSDREGMRVMRANLDGSHIEVLVKTGSSDADRLDETRHCVGVAIDTKSKHIYWTQKGPPNGGKGRIFRAGLELPQGEEPAKRSDVELLFDQLPEPIDLELDDTSEYLYWTDRGDPPTGNSLNRAKLLPQLGGHEVLAVGLAEGIGIARAASHNAIFTSDLGGFIKRFNGPDFTTAEVIAELKQPLTGIAFQEMA; this is encoded by the coding sequence ATGAAGACCCAGAGTATCGGCAAGCTGTTCATCCTCGTGGCAAGACCGCCCAAATTAATCACGATGCAGAGCGATGGAAGCGATGTACAAGATCTTCTCGCCGATGCACACGACACACCCGACGGCATCGCTGTCGACGCGAAGAATGGCTTTGTCTACTGGACGAACATGGGCGCCAACTTCGCTGAGAACGATGGCTACATTCAGCGGATGCGTCTGGACGACTCGAACATAGAGACGTTGATCAAGCCAGGTCAAACCTACACGCCGAAGCAACTTGTCCTGGATCTTCCGAACGACAAAATGTATTGGTCCGATCGCGAAGGCATGCGCGTCATGCGCGCCAACCTCGATGGCAGCCATATCGAAGTCCTTGTGAAGACCGGCTCGTCGGACGCCGATCGTCTCGATGAAACGCGCCACTGCGTCGGCGTTGCTATCGACACCAAGTCGAAGCACATCTACTGGACGCAGAAGGGCCCGCCGAACGGTGGCAAGGGACGAATCTTCAGAGCAGGTCTCGAACTTCCGCAGGGTGAAGAGCCTGCGAAGCGCAGCGATGTAGAACTTCTTTTCGATCAACTGCCTGAACCGATTGACCTCGAACTCGACGACACCAGCGAGTATCTGTACTGGACCGACCGCGGCGATCCGCCAACGGGCAACTCGCTCAACCGCGCGAAGCTTTTGCCACAGCTTGGCGGTCACGAAGTGCTGGCAGTCGGACTCGCAGAAGGCATCGGAATTGCCCGTGCAGCCTCGCACAATGCGATTTTCACGAGCGACCTTGGCGGCTTCATCAAGCGATTCAATGGACCGGACTTCACCACCGCTGAGGTGATTGCAGAGTTGAAGCAACCACTCACCGGTATCGCGTTTCAGGAGATGGCATAG
- a CDS encoding HD domain-containing protein has protein sequence MNTLDHVLQSVAIPDSKLAKDISEYIRDQETELLFNHSSRVYYFGALAGVRRGLHFDRELLYAGAMFHDLGLMPDHWSDTERFEVDGANAARDFLKSYGVDESDLTKVWTAIALHTTPGIPQHMHPVVALVTAGVEMDVLGLTYAQYPDAERDAVVELFPRTSAFKEDILQAFYDGIKHRPDTTFGNVKADVLADKDATFKRGNFCSVIRSSPWR, from the coding sequence ATGAACACGTTGGATCATGTCCTGCAATCAGTAGCCATCCCCGACAGCAAACTGGCGAAAGATATCTCCGAGTACATCCGCGATCAAGAGACCGAGTTGCTTTTCAACCATTCGAGCCGCGTCTACTACTTCGGGGCGTTGGCGGGGGTGCGGCGCGGTCTTCATTTCGACCGCGAACTTCTGTACGCAGGCGCGATGTTTCATGACCTCGGCCTCATGCCGGATCACTGGAGCGATACGGAACGCTTCGAAGTGGATGGCGCAAACGCCGCGCGCGACTTCCTGAAATCCTACGGTGTTGATGAGTCCGATCTGACGAAGGTGTGGACCGCCATCGCGCTTCACACCACGCCGGGGATTCCGCAGCACATGCATCCCGTCGTAGCACTGGTCACGGCGGGAGTCGAGATGGACGTACTCGGCTTAACCTATGCGCAATATCCCGATGCCGAGCGGGATGCCGTAGTTGAGCTCTTCCCACGAACGTCCGCATTCAAGGAGGACATCCTCCAGGCGTTCTATGACGGAATCAAGCATAGGCCGGACACGACCTTCGGCAACGTGAAGGCAGACGTTCTTGCCGATAAGGACGCGACCTTCAAGCGCGGTAATTTCTGTTCTGTAATTCGTAGTTCTCCGTGGCGCTGA
- a CDS encoding quinone oxidoreductase family protein, with protein MKAIQYQAYGDYSTNQFIEMDPPHFDGEGVLVRMEFAGVNPLDNTFRSGHFPASTPQNLPRIGGQTGVGVVARSSYPTFPVGTRVFVMGLGMGVIADGTWREFLVAAESSLIPIPDHVSSESAAAFLAGGGYVTGYLALMELARLRPGQSVLAPGVGGAVGMETVQIAEQLGVSIAISTASTKEKAELARSEGYQNVIDLSSQNLTEEMYRLTDGKGVDVIVDGVAGDLYPQLLKGLAFGGSYIVVGYSGGRDVQQAVTDVIWKAASIRGFNPRAISASAFKSAMSACIELLAAGKLRPTVSSIFPLEEAADAVRFLIEERPFGRVLLSISGQ; from the coding sequence ATGAAAGCGATTCAATATCAGGCGTACGGTGATTACTCCACGAATCAATTCATAGAGATGGACCCTCCTCACTTCGATGGCGAGGGCGTCTTGGTGCGCATGGAGTTTGCTGGTGTCAATCCACTCGACAATACTTTTCGTAGTGGGCATTTTCCCGCATCGACGCCGCAAAACCTTCCGCGCATCGGCGGACAGACGGGAGTTGGTGTGGTCGCCCGATCTTCCTATCCGACGTTTCCAGTGGGCACTAGAGTCTTCGTAATGGGCCTTGGGATGGGAGTGATCGCAGATGGCACATGGCGCGAGTTCCTCGTCGCTGCAGAGAGCAGTCTGATCCCCATTCCGGATCACGTCTCTTCGGAATCCGCTGCGGCATTCCTCGCTGGGGGAGGCTACGTCACCGGCTATCTCGCGCTCATGGAGTTAGCGCGCCTGCGCCCAGGACAAAGTGTTCTGGCTCCAGGAGTCGGTGGGGCTGTCGGCATGGAGACCGTCCAGATTGCGGAGCAACTCGGTGTTTCCATCGCGATCTCGACTGCGAGTACTAAGGAGAAAGCGGAGCTGGCAAGATCTGAGGGGTATCAAAACGTCATCGATCTCTCCTCGCAAAATCTCACCGAAGAGATGTATCGACTGACCGATGGCAAGGGGGTGGATGTCATCGTGGATGGCGTGGCGGGAGACCTCTACCCACAGTTGCTGAAGGGGCTGGCCTTTGGCGGTTCATACATCGTCGTTGGTTACTCCGGCGGCCGTGATGTTCAACAAGCTGTGACCGATGTCATCTGGAAGGCAGCTTCCATTCGAGGCTTCAACCCTCGTGCCATTTCGGCCTCTGCATTCAAGTCCGCGATGTCAGCTTGCATCGAACTTCTCGCCGCAGGGAAGCTGCGTCCTACCGTCTCAAGCATCTTTCCGCTCGAAGAGGCTGCAGATGCCGTCAGGTTCTTGATCGAAGAGCGTCCCTTCGGCCGTGTCCTGCTTAGCATCAGTGGTCAGTAG
- a CDS encoding enoyl-CoA hydratase/isomerase family protein: MNTTTSTHGTLTLSADDGVLFVKISAPPLNQLGPELVSDLVELIQTLDTGTPHKVVVFSSADPEFFISHVDLDKVTEYRQAAAALTGEASIALLFRRLSQTKAVTIAQIEGRVRGAGSEFVMSCDMRFAAKETAIFNQNEGGMGALPGGGAIQYLTSLMSRGRALEVLLAAEDHNADIAELYGWINRAIPQAEIADFVSKMAYRIARFPTHGLRQIKARVNHLTLRPTDNFREDSDAFSAGIKDPESQVVIKKAIAKGFGSSRAAELRLGEVLGED, encoded by the coding sequence ATGAATACGACGACTTCGACACACGGAACGCTGACACTGAGCGCGGACGACGGAGTGCTTTTTGTAAAGATCAGCGCTCCGCCTCTGAACCAACTAGGCCCCGAACTGGTCAGCGACCTCGTAGAACTCATCCAGACACTCGATACCGGCACGCCTCATAAGGTCGTGGTCTTCTCGAGCGCTGATCCGGAGTTCTTCATCTCGCATGTTGATCTCGATAAGGTCACGGAGTATCGCCAGGCGGCAGCGGCGCTGACCGGAGAAGCATCCATTGCACTGCTCTTCCGTCGGCTGAGTCAGACGAAGGCCGTAACGATTGCGCAGATCGAAGGTCGCGTTCGTGGAGCGGGCAGTGAGTTCGTTATGTCCTGCGATATGCGATTCGCGGCGAAGGAGACTGCGATCTTCAACCAGAATGAGGGCGGCATGGGCGCGCTCCCAGGAGGCGGTGCTATCCAATACCTCACAAGCCTCATGTCGCGAGGGCGTGCGCTTGAAGTCCTCTTAGCGGCTGAAGACCACAACGCAGACATCGCCGAGCTTTACGGGTGGATCAATCGTGCGATCCCTCAGGCGGAGATTGCTGATTTCGTTTCGAAGATGGCCTACCGCATCGCCAGGTTTCCGACACACGGCCTTCGACAGATCAAGGCAAGAGTGAATCACTTAACGCTTCGTCCCACCGATAATTTTCGAGAGGACTCGGATGCCTTCTCAGCCGGGATCAAGGATCCAGAGTCTCAGGTCGTGATCAAGAAGGCCATCGCGAAAGGTTTTGGGAGCTCGCGAGCGGCCGAACTTCGGCTGGGTGAGGTTCTCGGCGAGGATTGA